A stretch of Kyrpidia spormannii DNA encodes these proteins:
- a CDS encoding HU family DNA-binding protein, with amino-acid sequence MTKQDLIAKVAEKSGLTKKAASAAVDAVLDTIQEALQAGESVGLTGFGSFEVRERSARTGRNPQTGETIEIAGGKTPVFRPGKTLKEAVKSA; translated from the coding sequence GTGACCAAGCAGGATTTGATCGCCAAGGTGGCGGAAAAATCGGGGTTGACCAAAAAAGCGGCGTCGGCGGCGGTGGATGCCGTCTTGGATACGATTCAGGAAGCGCTGCAGGCGGGGGAGAGTGTGGGGCTGACCGGATTTGGCAGTTTCGAGGTTCGGGAGCGTTCAGCCCGCACCGGCCGTAATCCACAAACCGGGGAGACGATCGAGATCGCCGGTGGCAAGACGCCGGTGTTCCGGCCGGGCAAAACCCTGAAAGAGGCCGTCAAGAGTGCCTGA